The sequence CCGCCGCCTCCACCCGACGAGGCCGGAGGCAAGCCGCGCGTGCCGGTGGTGCTGTTCGGCGGCGCGGCGCAGGGGGCGCGTCCCTCGGTGCAGCTCACGCCGACGCCGCAGTTCTCCGACGAGGACCTGGCCGTCCTCGACGACATCGAGCGCATCTCCCGTGGCGAGGAGGCCTCGCTGGACACGGAGAAGGTGAAGCCCGCCCGCATGGTGGCGAGCCTCATCCGCCTGCTCATCCGCAAGGGCCTCATCCAGGAAGGGGAGTTCCTGGAGGAGCTGGCGAGGAAGTGACGGCCGCCGTGCAGCGCCCCTCGGCGGAGCAGCCCCTGCTGGACGTCCGGGGGCTCACCGCCGAGCTGTCCCTGGAGGGTGGTCCGGTGCGCGCGGTGGACGGCGTGTCCTTCTCCGTCCCCCCGGGCGGCACGGTGGGCGTGGTGGGGGAGAGCGGTTGCGGCAAGAGTCTGACGGCCATGTCCGTGCTGGGACTGGCGCCCAATCCGCCGGTGCGCGTGGTCGGCGGCGAGGTCCTCTTCCAGGGCCGGGATTTGCTCAAGCTGCCCGAGGCGGAGTTGCGCCGCGTGCGCGGCCACCACGCGGCCATGGTCTTCCAGGAGCCGATGACGTCGCTCAACCCCGTCTTCACCGTGGGGGAGCAGATTGCGGAGGGCGTGCGGCTGCACCTGGGCGCCTCGCGCTCGCAGGCGCGCGAGCGGGCGGTGGAGATGCTGCGGCAGGTGGGCATCCCCGCGCCGGGCGAGCGCGTGGACGCGTACCCGCACCAGCTCTCCGGCGGCATGCGGCAGCGGGTGATGATTGCCATGGCGCTGGCGTGCGACCCGGCGCTGCTCATCGCGGACGAGCCCACCACCGCGCTGGACGTCACCATCCAGGCGCAGATTCTGGACCTGCTCAGGCGGCTCCAGGGCGAGCGCGGCATGGCGGTGATGCTGATTACGCACGACCTCGGCGTGGTGGCGGAGAGCTGCGACACCGTGGTGGTGATGTACGCGGGCCGCGTGGTGGAGCGCGCCCCGGTGCGCGAGCTGTTCTCCCGGCCGGCGCATCCGTACACGGCGGGGCTGTTGCGCTCCATTCCGTCGCTCCAGGTCGCGAAGGGGGAGGCCGCCTCGCGCCGCAGGCTCCAGGCCATTCCCGGCATGGTGCCGTCCTTGCGCAAGCTGCCCTCCGGCTGCGCGTTCCGCGACAGGTGCGACCGCGCTCTCGACGTATGCGCGAGCGTGGTGCCGCCGCTGGAGCCCAAGCGCGACGGTCAGCTCGCCGCCTGCCACAACCCGGTGCCCGCGCCATGAGTACCGAGCCGCTGCTCCAGGTCCGGGACCTCAAGGTCCACTTCCCCGTGCGCGGGGGGCTCATGGGCCGCGTGCGCGGCGCGGTGAAGGCCGTGGACGGCGTGGGCTTCGACGTCGTGCGTGGTGAAACCCTCGGGCTGGTGGGGGAGAGCGGCTGCGGCAAGAGCACGCTGGGGCGCGCGCTGCTGCGGCTGGTGGAGCCCACCGCCGGCTCCATCCGCTTCGACGGGCAGGAGCTGACGGGCCAGTCCCAGCGCCAGTTGCGTCCGCTGCGCCGCCGCATGCAGCTCGTCTTCCAGGACCCGTATGCCTCGCTCAACCCGAGGATGACGGTGCGGGAGATTCTCGCGGAGCCCTTCGCCATCCACGGCCTCGCGCGCGAGCGCGGCGAGCGGGAGCGCGAGGTGGCCGCCCTCGTGGACGCCATGGGCCTGCCACGCGAGGCCCTGGACCGCTACCCCCACGAGTTCTCCGGCGGACAGCGTCAGCGCATCGGGATTGCACGTGCCATTGCACTGCGTCCGGACCTCGTGGTGGCGGACGAGCCCATCAGCGCGCTGGACGTCTCCATCCAGGCGCAGATCGTCAACCTCCTGGTGGACCTGCAGCGCGAGCGCGGCCTCACCTACGTCTTCATCGCGCACGACCTCAAAATCGTCGAGTACGTCTCCACCCGCGTAGCCGTCATGTACCTGGGCCGCATCGTCGAGTTGGCGACCTCGGCCGAGCTCTACCGCCGCCCGCGCCACCCGTACACGCAGGCTCTGCTGTCCTCCGTGCCGGTGCCGGACCCGGGCCACGCACGCACCCGCCTGCTGGTGCCGGGCGAGCCGCCGTCGCCGCTCAACCCGCCGTCCGGCTGCGCCTTCCACCCGCGCTGCCCGCACGCCATGGAGCGCTGCCGGCGCGAGTCGCCGCCGCTGTACCCGCTGGGCGGTGGACACTCGGCCGCTTGCTTTCTCGCGGAAGGTGACTCGCGCGAAGTCACTGCCGCCCCCGCCTCCGGAGGTGATGCCGGTGTTCTGGCTCAGCCACCATCACCCGGATGAATACAACCGGACCTATGCGGTGGGGGGCGTGCGCGTCTGCGCGCGCTGCCTGGGCACCTATCCGGTGATGTTCC comes from Pyxidicoccus parkwaysis and encodes:
- a CDS encoding ABC transporter ATP-binding protein; protein product: MTAAVQRPSAEQPLLDVRGLTAELSLEGGPVRAVDGVSFSVPPGGTVGVVGESGCGKSLTAMSVLGLAPNPPVRVVGGEVLFQGRDLLKLPEAELRRVRGHHAAMVFQEPMTSLNPVFTVGEQIAEGVRLHLGASRSQARERAVEMLRQVGIPAPGERVDAYPHQLSGGMRQRVMIAMALACDPALLIADEPTTALDVTIQAQILDLLRRLQGERGMAVMLITHDLGVVAESCDTVVVMYAGRVVERAPVRELFSRPAHPYTAGLLRSIPSLQVAKGEAASRRRLQAIPGMVPSLRKLPSGCAFRDRCDRALDVCASVVPPLEPKRDGQLAACHNPVPAP
- a CDS encoding ABC transporter ATP-binding protein → MSTEPLLQVRDLKVHFPVRGGLMGRVRGAVKAVDGVGFDVVRGETLGLVGESGCGKSTLGRALLRLVEPTAGSIRFDGQELTGQSQRQLRPLRRRMQLVFQDPYASLNPRMTVREILAEPFAIHGLARERGEREREVAALVDAMGLPREALDRYPHEFSGGQRQRIGIARAIALRPDLVVADEPISALDVSIQAQIVNLLVDLQRERGLTYVFIAHDLKIVEYVSTRVAVMYLGRIVELATSAELYRRPRHPYTQALLSSVPVPDPGHARTRLLVPGEPPSPLNPPSGCAFHPRCPHAMERCRRESPPLYPLGGGHSAACFLAEGDSREVTAAPASGGDAGVLAQPPSPG